The Hymenobacter oligotrophus genome segment GAGGTCAGCCAAGACGACCTACATGCCGCCAACGCGGCCGAGCTCTACGGCGCGCTCAGCCAAATGAAAGGCTCGGTGCTGAAAGTGGCGCAAATGCTGGCCATGGAAAAAAACATCTTGCCCACGGCCTACGCCGAGCAGTTTGCCCAGGCTCAATACCAAACGCCGCCGCTCTCGGGCCCGCTGGTAACCAAAGCCTTCCGCGACGCCTTCGGCAAGTCGCCCTACGAGTTGTTCGATGCGTTTGAGCCCACGGCCCGACAGGCTGCCAGCATCGGGCAGGTGCACTTTGCGCGCTTGGGTGATAAAGAACTGGCCGTGAAGGTGCAGTACCCCGGCGTGGCCGCCAGCATCAAATCCGACCTAGGGCTGGTGAAGCCCGTGGCCCTGCGCATTTTGGGCCTCGACGAAGCCCAGGTGCGTCCTTACCTGGAGGAGGTGGAAACGCGCCTGCTCGAAGAAACCGATTACGCCCTCGAGCTACGGCGTGGGCAAGCCATTGCCGAGCGCTGCGCCCACTTGCCCCACCTCGAGTTTCCGCGCTACTACCCCGAGCTGTCGGCCGCCCGTATTCTGACGATGGATTGGCTGCCGGGCCAGCACTTGCGCGAGTTTCTGGCAACCCAGCCCAGCCAGGCCGTGCGCAACCAACTGGGCCAGGCCCTGTGGGATTTCTATATGTTTCAGCTGAATGAGTTGCGGCAGGTACACGCCGATCCGCACCCCGGCAACTTCCTGCTTCGCCCCGACGAGGGCGGCACCGTGGGCGTGCTCGATTTTGGCTGCGTGAAGGAAATACCCGCCGAGGTGCACGCCATTTTCAC includes the following:
- a CDS encoding ABC1 kinase family protein, coding for MSTSLNNGAAPGPSNAQPLVSLPTTKVARAARFAKTGLKVGANYVKHYAKRAAGAEVSQDDLHAANAAELYGALSQMKGSVLKVAQMLAMEKNILPTAYAEQFAQAQYQTPPLSGPLVTKAFRDAFGKSPYELFDAFEPTARQAASIGQVHFARLGDKELAVKVQYPGVAASIKSDLGLVKPVALRILGLDEAQVRPYLEEVETRLLEETDYALELRRGQAIAERCAHLPHLEFPRYYPELSAARILTMDWLPGQHLREFLATQPSQAVRNQLGQALWDFYMFQLNELRQVHADPHPGNFLLRPDEGGTVGVLDFGCVKEIPAEVHAIFTALLAPETLADEARLLGLLEDAGVLRPSDPAARRELYLRTLHDSLALVGQPFRQPTFDFGNPAFLESLYALGDELLQKPELRQEREPRGSEHFIYLNRTYVGLYALLTELGAFVRTVPAA